One genomic segment of Chiloscyllium punctatum isolate Juve2018m chromosome 32, sChiPun1.3, whole genome shotgun sequence includes these proteins:
- the hsp90b1 gene encoding endoplasmin, which translates to MRQAWILVLVCALLAFAHVRAEDETVEEDLGKSRDGSRTDDEVVKREEEAIQLDGLNPAQVKEIREKAEKFMFQAEVNRMMKLIINSLYKNKEIFLRELISNASDALDKIRLISLTNDTALHATEEMTIKIKADKEKNMLHVMDTGIGMTKDELIKNLGTIAKSGTSEFLNKLTEMQSDDQSTSELIGQFGVGFYSAFLVADKVIVTSKHNNGTQHIWESDSNEFSIIEDPRGNTLGRGTTISLVLKEEASDYLELDTIKNLVKKYSQFINFPIYIWSSKTETVEEPMDEEETKEKEETDDEAAVEEEDEEKKAKTKKVEKTVWDWELMNDIKPIWQRPNKEIEDEEYTAFYKTFSKDSDEPLAHIHFTAEGEVTFKSILFVPKTAPRGLFDEYGSKKSDFIKLFVRRVFITDDFHDMMPKYLNFIKGVVDSDDLPLNVSRETLQQHKLLKVIRKKLVRKTLDMIKKIAEEKYEDEFWKEFGTNIKLGVIEDHSNRTRLAKLLRFQSSNHETKRTSLEQYLERMKEKQDKIYFMAGSSRKEVESSPFVERLLKKGYEVLYLTEPVDEYCIQALPEFDGKRFQNVAKEGLKFDESEKAKEKHEAMEKEYEPLLTWLKDKALKDKIEKAVLSQRLTDSPSALVASQYGWSGNMERIMKAQAYQTGKDISTNYYSSQKKTFEVNPRHPLIKEMLKRVKENEDDQTATDLAVVLLETATLRSGYQLPDTKAYGDRIERMLRLSMNIDLNEQVEEYEEISEEAEEQDEKEDAEDVDDDDDDAEEKQTEDSTDVKDEL; encoded by the exons ATGAGACAGGCTTGGATTCTCGTGCTGGTGTGTGCGCTTCTGGCGTTCG CTCATGTTCGAGCCGAAGATGAAACAGTCGAGGAAGATCTTGGGAAAAGCAGGGACGGCTCACGCACCGACGATGAAGTTGTTAAAAG GGAGGAAGAAGCTATTCAGTTGGATGGACTGAATCCTGCCCAAGTTAAAGAAATCAGGGAAAAGGCTGAGAAGTTTATGTTTCAAGCAGAGGTTAACAGAATGATGAAGCTGATCATTAATTCACTGTATAAAAACAAGGaa ATATTTCTCCGTGAACTGATTTCTAATGCTTCTGATGCTCTGGACAAGATCCGGTTGATATCTCTCACAAATGATACTGCACTACATGCCACAGAAGAGATGACCATTAAGATAAAG GCTGACAAAGAGAAGAACATGTTGCATGTCATGGatacaggcattggaatgacaaAGGATGAGCTGATTAAAAACCTTGGCACAATTGCAAAGTCTGGAACAAGTGAATTCTTAAATAAGCTGACAGAGATGCAAAGTGATGATCAATCTACCTCCGAGTTGATTGGTCAGTTTGGAGTTGGATTTTACTCTGCTTTCTTGGTGGCAGATAAGGTTATTGTAACATCAAAGCACAACAATGGTACACAGCACATCTGGGAATCTGACTCCAATGAGTTCTCTATCATAGAGGATCCACGAGGAAATACCTTAGGACGTGGTACTACTATTTC ATTAGTATTAAAGGAAGAGGCATCTGACTACCTTGAACTGGACACCATCAAAAATCTTGTAAAGAAATACTCTCAATTTATCAACTTCCCCATCTATATCTGGAGCAGCAAG ACAGAAACTGTAGAAGAACCAATGGATGAGGAAGAAacaaaggaaaaagaagaaactGATGATGAGGCAGCAGTTGAAGAGGAAGATGAAGAAAAGAAGGCTAAAACTAAGAAA GTTGAGAAAACAGTATGGGATTGGGAACTGATGAATGATATCAAACCAATCTGGCAAAGACCAAATAAAGAAATAGAAGATGAAGAATATACAGCTTTTTACAAGACCTTCTCAAAG GATTCTGATGAACCATTAGCCCATATCCACTTCACTGCTGAAGGAGAAGTCACATTCAAGTCTATCTTATTTGTGCCTAAAACTGCACCCCGTGGTTTATTTGATGAATATGGATCAAAGAAATCAGACTTCATTAAG CTATTTGTTCGCAGAGTGTTCATCACAGATGACTTCCATGACATGATGCCAAAGTATTTGAATTTCATAAAGGGTGTG GTGGATTCTGATGATCTACCTCTGAATGTGTCCCGTGAGACTTTGCAACAGCACAAATTGTTGAAG GTTATTAGAAAGAAGCTTGTACGCAAAACTCTAGATATGATCAAGAAGATTGCAGAGGAGAAGTATGAAGATGAATTCTGGAAGGAATTTGGAACTAATATTAAGCTAGGTGTAATTGAGGATCACTCCAACAGAACACGTTTGGCCAAATTACTACGTTTCCAGTCCTCTAACCATGAAACCAAGCGGACCAGCTTGGAGCAGTACTTGGAAAGGATGAAGGAAAAGCAAGACAAGATATACTTCATGGCTGGATCAAGCCGAAAAGAG GTTGAATCTTCTCCCTTTGTTGAACGActactgaagaagggttatgAGGTTCTATATCTGACAGAACCGGTTGATGAATACTGCATCCAAGCTTTGCCTGAATTTGATGGAAAGCGATTCCAGAATGTTGCAAAAGAAGGGCTAAAATTTGATGAAAGTGAAAAGGCTAAAGAGAAACATGAAGCAATGGAGAAAGAGTATGAGCCACTCTTAACCTGGCTAAAGGACAAAGCACTAAAAGATAAG ATTGAGAAGGCTGTGCTGTCCCAGCGTCTCACAGATTCTCCTAGTGCACTTGTGGCCAGCCAGTATGGATGGTCTGGTAATATGGAAAGAATAATGAAGGCACAAGCCTACCAGACTGGAAAAGATATTTCAACAAA CTACTATTCTAGTCAAAAGAAGACATTTGAAGTAAATCCAAGACATCCTTTGATAAAAGAGATGCTGAAACGAGTTAAG GAAAATGAGGATGACCAGACTGCCACAGACCTTGCTGTGGTATTATTAGAGACCGCCACATTACGTTCTGGTTACCAATTACCAGACACAAAGGCATATGGTGATAGAATTGAAAGAATGCTTCGTCTAAGCATGAACATAGATCTCAATGAACAG GTTGAAGAATATGAAGAGATTTCTGAAGAGGCTGAAGAACAAGATGAGAAAGAAGATGCAGaagatgttgatgatgatgatgatgatgcagAAGAAAAACAGACTGAG GATTCCACAGATGTAAAAGATGAATTGTAA
- the uqcc6 gene encoding ubiquinol-cytochrome-c reductase complex assembly factor 6 has protein sequence MPAGVSWSHYLKMLGSSLLAMFAGAEVVHRYYRPDLSIPDIPPKPGELKTELLGLKNQAQTHDSEQH, from the exons ATGCCAGCAGGGGTATCGTGGTCTCATTATCTGAAGATGTTGGGGTCAAGTCTTCTAGCGATGTTTGCAGGAGCAGAGGTAGTACACAGGTACTACAGGCCAGATCTG AGTATACCAGACATTCCACCTAAACCTGGTGAGCTTAAAACAGAATTGCTGGGTCTGAAAAACCAAGCGCAAACTCATGACTCTGAACAACATTga